The following proteins come from a genomic window of Peptoniphilus equinus:
- a CDS encoding S-adenosylmethionine synthetase N-terminal domain-containing protein, which translates to MFEKVNPKHPDKIADCIAGSIVDLAYKEKDNPKIAVEVLIGHGICHVIIETDSKLNKEEIGEAIKRIAGDVIVDIKIVGQDIHLSNNQKEKIRCGDNGIFKGVPVNAEEKKLSLIAREIYSNYPYDGKYILDGDKLIICQSNVPTKILNSIYPKAVINPLGDWTGGFKVDTGATNRKLGSDMGRSVTGGGLHGKDLSKADVSVNIYAHLKAQEENREIELSCAIGDETVDGRPYSEIVEFARNYINSIGGFEEFAKWGLI; encoded by the coding sequence TTGTTTGAAAAAGTAAATCCAAAGCATCCAGATAAAATTGCAGATTGTATTGCTGGATCCATTGTAGATTTAGCATATAAAGAAAAAGATAATCCTAAAATAGCAGTTGAGGTATTAATTGGACATGGCATTTGTCATGTAATAATTGAAACAGACAGTAAATTAAATAAAGAAGAAATCGGAGAAGCGATTAAGAGGATAGCTGGAGATGTCATAGTAGATATTAAAATTGTAGGACAAGATATACACCTATCAAATAATCAAAAAGAAAAGATAAGATGCGGAGATAATGGAATATTTAAGGGAGTGCCTGTAAATGCTGAAGAAAAGAAACTATCTTTAATAGCTAGAGAAATTTACTCCAACTATCCGTATGATGGTAAGTACATCCTTGATGGAGATAAACTTATCATCTGTCAGTCAAATGTACCAACGAAAATATTAAATTCTATTTACCCAAAGGCAGTTATAAATCCATTAGGAGATTGGACTGGTGGATTTAAGGTAGATACAGGAGCGACAAATAGAAAACTGGGATCAGATATGGGAAGATCTGTTACTGGTGGAGGACTTCACGGAAAAGACCTATCCAAGGCAGATGTATCCGTAAATATCTATGCCCACCTAAAAGCACAAGAGGAAAATAGAGAGATTGAATTATCCTGTGCTATTGGTGATGAAACTGTTGATGGTAGACCGTATTCTGAAATTGTAGAATTTGCTAGAAACTACATTAATTCTATTGGTGGTTTTGAGGAATTTGCTAAGTGGGGGCTCATATGA
- a CDS encoding P27 family phage terminase small subunit — MNDIPTFTPEEIDAVDLPDGAVLDGTDMPTPSDYLSAKQKNGIPLGADEIYKETWSWLKQRNCENLVNPRLLESYSQAFARYIQCEEAISQFGLLGKHPTTGGVIASPFVQMSSQFQKTANLLWYEIYDIVKENCTEVYEDYGEDMMEKLLRQRR; from the coding sequence ATGAATGATATTCCAACATTCACGCCAGAAGAAATAGATGCTGTTGACTTACCAGACGGAGCAGTTCTTGATGGAACCGATATGCCTACACCAAGTGACTATCTATCAGCAAAGCAAAAGAATGGAATACCACTTGGTGCTGATGAAATATATAAAGAGACATGGTCTTGGTTAAAACAGAGAAACTGTGAAAACTTAGTAAATCCAAGATTATTAGAATCTTACTCTCAGGCTTTTGCAAGATATATTCAATGTGAAGAGGCAATAAGTCAATTTGGACTATTGGGGAAACATCCTACAACTGGTGGAGTTATTGCATCTCCATTTGTACAGATGTCTAGTCAGTTTCAAAAGACAGCCAATCTTTTATGGTACGAGATTTATGACATTGTAAAAGAAAACTGCACGGAAGTCTATGAAGACTATGGGGAGGATATGATGGAAAAATTACTAAGGCAGAGGAGGTAA
- a CDS encoding HNH endonuclease, translating into MEIKSSGLSLWSDKVPRKPKRPCSHPGCPELVDGRFCKKHEKEYNKNYEKYKRDPNTHKRYGKAWRVIRKRYVAEHPLCEMCLKENRMTKVEEVHHILPLSRGGTNDEDNLMSLCKSCHSKIHAERGDRFGG; encoded by the coding sequence TTGGAGATAAAATCTTCAGGGCTTTCTTTATGGAGTGATAAAGTGCCGAGAAAACCTAAGAGACCATGTTCACATCCAGGTTGTCCAGAATTAGTTGATGGACGATTCTGTAAGAAACATGAGAAAGAATACAACAAAAACTATGAAAAATATAAACGAGATCCTAACACTCATAAGCGTTATGGAAAAGCATGGAGAGTTATAAGGAAAAGATATGTAGCAGAGCATCCACTTTGTGAGATGTGTTTAAAAGAAAATAGAATGACAAAGGTAGAGGAAGTACATCACATACTTCCTCTTTCTCGTGGTGGAACTAATGACGAAGATAATCTTATGAGTCTTTGTAAATCTTGTCACTCAAAGATTCACGCTGAGCGTGGAGATAGGTTTGGAGGATAG
- a CDS encoding AbrB/MazE/SpoVT family DNA-binding domain-containing protein, which yields MLVELKAKSQVTIPKDIVNSMELNQGDQFEVIEDNGKIVLVPVAIYPEHVIKNLKAEVKEIKESIKNGNQPVFDSIDSLFEELDK from the coding sequence ATGTTAGTTGAACTAAAAGCTAAATCACAAGTTACTATCCCAAAAGACATAGTAAACTCTATGGAATTAAATCAAGGTGACCAATTTGAAGTCATAGAAGATAATGGAAAAATTGTACTTGTTCCAGTTGCAATCTATCCAGAGCATGTCATAAAAAATTTAAAAGCTGAAGTAAAAGAGATTAAAGAATCTATAAAAAATGGGAATCAACCTGTTTTTGACTCCATTGACTCCCTTTTTGAGGAGTTAGACAAGTAA
- a CDS encoding type II toxin-antitoxin system RelE/ParE family toxin, whose amino-acid sequence MSYKITYSKAFKKHYKKLSDTEKKQTKKKLKFFVENPTHPSLRTKKIQGTDGIWESSVNMDIRIIWFYENNELIFLLDIGHHDILEKF is encoded by the coding sequence ATGTCCTATAAAATTACTTATTCGAAGGCCTTTAAAAAACATTACAAAAAACTATCTGATACTGAAAAGAAACAAACGAAAAAGAAACTTAAATTTTTCGTAGAAAATCCTACCCATCCATCTTTAAGAACTAAGAAAATACAAGGTACAGATGGAATATGGGAGTCTTCTGTGAATATGGATATTCGCATTATTTGGTTCTATGAAAATAATGAATTGATATTTCTTTTAGATATTGGACACCACGATATCCTGGAAAAGTTTTAA
- a CDS encoding DUF1492 domain-containing protein, translating into MNAKEYLKQAFYLDKRINSKLEQVESLNALATKVTSTLSDMPKSPNRGPSKLEDTIVKIIDLQEEINRDIDRLVDLKKEIVRTIKKIEDKELQVVLEKRYLCFESWEKIAVEMNYSIQHIFRLHSKALKNIEV; encoded by the coding sequence ATGAATGCAAAAGAGTATTTAAAACAAGCTTTTTATTTAGACAAAAGAATTAACAGCAAGCTAGAGCAAGTTGAAAGTTTAAATGCATTAGCAACAAAAGTTACATCGACCTTATCAGATATGCCTAAGAGTCCTAATAGAGGACCATCAAAACTTGAAGATACTATTGTTAAGATTATTGATCTTCAAGAAGAAATCAATAGAGATATAGATAGGTTGGTGGATTTAAAGAAAGAAATCGTAAGAACAATAAAAAAGATTGAAGATAAAGAACTTCAAGTCGTTTTAGAAAAAAGATATCTTTGTTTTGAATCTTGGGAGAAGATAGCGGTTGAGATGAATTACTCAATTCAGCATATTTTTAGATTGCATAGTAAGGCTTTAAAAAATATAGAAGTATAA
- a CDS encoding DEAD/DEAH box helicase, translated as MEYTPHKYQNYATEFIKVNEESALLLDMGLGKTVISLTAIKDLLFDSFEISKVLIVAPLRVARDTWKEEIEKWSHLDILKYSVVIGSEKERIKALNKQADIYLINRENVDWLINKSELPFNYDMIVIDELSSFKSHRSKRFKALMKVRPKVKRIVGLTGTPSSNGLMDLWAEFRLLDMGERLGRFIGQYREIYFRPDKRNGPIIYSYKPLPFAEDAIYEKISDITVSMKAEDYLKMPEKINNEVFVNLSDKERDIYETLKKDLVVSIKDKDIDAVNAAALSNKLLQMASGSVYDEDKNMIHIHDRKLDALEDLIEGANGKPVLIAYWYKSDLKRIKHRFDVRELKTSEDFKEWNQGKIPVAIIHPASAGHGLNLQAGGSTLIWFSLTWSLELYEQTNARLYRQGQKETVVIHHILSKGTIDEDVMKSLENKNKTQAALIDAVKANLDS; from the coding sequence TTGGAATACACTCCACATAAATACCAGAACTATGCTACTGAATTTATAAAAGTAAATGAAGAATCAGCACTTCTATTGGATATGGGACTTGGCAAGACGGTTATAAGCCTAACAGCTATAAAAGATTTACTCTTTGATTCTTTTGAAATTTCTAAAGTTTTAATTGTAGCACCATTAAGAGTTGCAAGAGATACATGGAAGGAAGAAATAGAAAAATGGTCTCACCTTGATATCTTAAAATATTCAGTAGTCATAGGAAGTGAAAAAGAAAGAATAAAAGCATTAAATAAACAAGCAGACATTTATCTAATCAATAGGGAAAATGTAGACTGGCTTATAAATAAGAGTGAACTACCATTTAACTACGATATGATTGTAATTGATGAATTATCATCTTTTAAGTCTCATAGGTCAAAGAGGTTTAAAGCTTTGATGAAAGTTAGACCAAAGGTAAAAAGAATAGTTGGTCTTACTGGAACTCCATCATCAAATGGTCTAATGGATTTGTGGGCTGAGTTTAGACTGCTTGATATGGGAGAGAGGCTTGGAAGATTTATTGGTCAGTACAGAGAAATCTACTTCAGACCAGATAAAAGAAACGGACCAATCATTTATTCTTACAAACCACTACCTTTTGCTGAAGATGCAATCTATGAAAAAATATCAGATATAACAGTTTCTATGAAAGCTGAAGATTACCTAAAAATGCCAGAGAAGATAAACAATGAAGTCTTTGTAAATCTATCAGATAAAGAAAGAGATATCTATGAAACCTTAAAAAAAGACCTGGTCGTTAGTATTAAGGATAAAGATATAGATGCAGTTAATGCTGCTGCACTTTCTAATAAGTTACTTCAAATGGCGTCAGGTTCTGTTTATGATGAAGATAAAAATATGATTCATATTCATGATAGAAAGCTTGATGCCTTGGAAGATTTAATAGAAGGCGCAAATGGTAAACCAGTATTAATAGCTTATTGGTACAAGTCAGATTTGAAAAGAATAAAACATAGGTTTGATGTAAGAGAACTTAAGACAAGTGAGGACTTTAAAGAATGGAATCAAGGTAAGATTCCTGTAGCCATTATCCATCCAGCATCTGCTGGTCATGGATTAAACCTACAAGCAGGTGGCTCAACACTTATTTGGTTTTCTCTTACTTGGTCATTAGAACTTTATGAACAAACCAATGCCAGACTATATAGGCAGGGTCAGAAAGAAACAGTTGTAATTCATCATATCTTATCTAAAGGAACTATTGATGAAGATGTAATGAAATCATTAGAAAATAAGAATAAAACACAAGCTGCACTTATTGATGCAGTAAAAGCAAATCTAGATAGTTAA
- a CDS encoding VRR-NUC domain-containing protein yields MREKEIESALVKRVKENKGLCLKFTSPSMTGIPDRIIILPKGKIGFVETKRPGGEPRPIQKKRIRQLKNLGFRVYVLDTKENIDEIIKKIGGD; encoded by the coding sequence TTGCGAGAGAAAGAGATTGAATCTGCCCTTGTTAAAAGAGTAAAAGAGAATAAGGGTCTTTGTCTTAAATTTACATCTCCATCAATGACGGGAATACCAGATAGAATAATAATTCTACCTAAAGGAAAGATAGGATTTGTGGAAACAAAAAGACCTGGAGGAGAACCAAGACCAATTCAGAAAAAGAGAATAAGACAACTTAAAAACTTAGGTTTTAGGGTTTATGTTCTTGATACCAAAGAAAATATCGATGAAATAATAAAGAAGATTGGTGGTGACTAA
- a CDS encoding sterile alpha motif-like domain-containing protein: MNFYNYMMKNHLNEKSPRGDLARDMKEDRDFPKNKTGKFKGWKRLIKNYLESQGACYDCMMTFEEAWKEYENCERKRLNLPLLKE; the protein is encoded by the coding sequence ATGAATTTCTATAACTACATGATGAAAAATCACTTAAATGAAAAGTCTCCAAGAGGAGATTTAGCAAGAGATATGAAGGAAGATAGAGACTTTCCTAAAAATAAAACGGGGAAATTTAAGGGCTGGAAAAGACTGATTAAAAATTATTTAGAAAGCCAGGGTGCTTGTTATGATTGTATGATGACTTTTGAAGAAGCGTGGAAGGAGTATGAAAATTGCGAGAGAAAGAGATTGAATCTGCCCTTGTTAAAAGAGTAA
- a CDS encoding phage/plasmid primase, P4 family, with product MKIYTSNQIGVESNCVYPNEVNAVDVRSFEKAASFDHVMAKYKNSYRSNDNFIESECVPMDIDNDHSENPDDWISTNDLKRIFDGVKFAIVYSRNHRKEKNGKAARPRMHIYFPIPKITNLDDYVELKERLAETYTFFDGNALDGARFFFGVKNPAVEIVRGRKYITDILKDDFEDFDNSQDLIQQGSRNSTMNHFAGRILVRYGNTDEARELFDKKASLCSPPLPDDELAQIWRSACKFYKKVAASEDYVPPEEYNERYEEYKPEKLTDIAMAEIFTKHNKDKAIYTISQGWLYWTGKKWEDSELKVMSLYMETAKKVLENASIEFKETYQELADAEMMGSKEEKAQAKLKVNSAKAYINFAKKMNDHGKVSGILKLAKSLLEVKNEKLDADAFILNTPVGVIDLKTSEIKEHDPSYYCTKITALAPSKDNMDMWIDTLRDVTGGDDEFINFLKFHAGSTLIGHVYEEALLIAYGDGGNGKSTVFNSEAHVLGDYAGKIPAESLTTRAKNVKVDLAELCGKRFILASETEEGQRLSSSMLKQIASVDDISAERKYYAPFSFTPTHSTILYTNHLPKVGSNDRGTWRRIVVAPFSVAIKNPKTDYIDKLLEKAGGAILQWMIEGAKEYIDAGFKYPKCNVVDDAKRSYKEENDWISHFISDKCIKGTNYKEMSARLYQVYREWAGSNGEYIRNNRDFSRALIAEGYEKKRTNRGIEWGGITINDLVESEDDFL from the coding sequence TTGAAAATATATACCTCAAATCAAATAGGAGTGGAGTCAAATTGTGTTTATCCAAATGAGGTCAATGCAGTAGATGTTAGGTCATTTGAGAAAGCTGCGAGTTTTGACCATGTAATGGCTAAGTATAAAAACTCCTACAGGTCCAACGATAATTTTATAGAGTCGGAATGTGTTCCCATGGATATAGACAACGACCATTCAGAAAATCCAGATGATTGGATTTCAACTAACGATTTAAAGAGAATATTTGATGGAGTTAAATTTGCCATAGTTTACAGCAGAAACCATAGAAAAGAAAAAAATGGAAAAGCTGCAAGACCAAGAATGCACATATATTTTCCAATACCTAAGATTACAAATCTTGATGACTATGTAGAATTAAAAGAAAGGTTGGCAGAGACTTATACTTTCTTTGATGGAAATGCCTTAGATGGAGCAAGATTTTTCTTTGGAGTTAAGAATCCTGCTGTTGAAATAGTTAGGGGAAGAAAATATATAACAGATATTCTAAAAGATGACTTTGAAGACTTTGATAATTCTCAAGACTTGATTCAGCAAGGCTCTAGAAATTCAACTATGAACCATTTTGCTGGTAGGATTCTAGTTCGATATGGAAATACAGATGAGGCAAGAGAATTATTTGATAAAAAAGCTAGTCTTTGTTCACCACCACTCCCAGATGATGAACTGGCACAAATCTGGAGGTCTGCTTGTAAATTCTATAAAAAGGTAGCTGCAAGTGAAGATTATGTTCCACCTGAAGAATACAATGAAAGATATGAGGAATATAAGCCTGAGAAACTTACAGATATAGCAATGGCTGAAATCTTTACTAAGCACAACAAAGATAAAGCCATCTACACGATATCTCAAGGCTGGCTTTATTGGACGGGCAAGAAGTGGGAAGATTCTGAGCTAAAAGTAATGAGTCTTTATATGGAGACTGCCAAAAAAGTTTTAGAAAATGCAAGCATTGAATTTAAAGAGACCTATCAAGAATTAGCAGATGCTGAAATGATGGGAAGTAAGGAAGAAAAAGCACAAGCAAAATTAAAAGTAAATAGTGCAAAAGCCTATATCAATTTTGCTAAAAAGATGAACGACCACGGAAAAGTATCTGGAATATTAAAACTAGCTAAGTCTTTGTTAGAAGTTAAAAATGAAAAACTTGATGCAGATGCTTTTATTTTAAATACACCTGTTGGAGTTATTGATTTAAAAACAAGTGAAATAAAAGAGCATGACCCGTCTTACTATTGCACGAAGATTACTGCCCTAGCTCCAAGTAAGGATAATATGGATATGTGGATAGATACTTTAAGGGATGTAACTGGTGGAGATGATGAGTTTATTAATTTCTTAAAGTTCCATGCAGGGTCGACATTAATAGGTCATGTTTATGAAGAAGCACTCCTTATAGCTTATGGAGATGGAGGAAATGGGAAGTCTACAGTCTTTAATTCAGAGGCTCACGTTCTTGGAGACTATGCAGGTAAAATCCCAGCTGAGTCTTTAACAACAAGAGCAAAGAATGTGAAGGTTGATCTAGCAGAGTTATGTGGTAAGAGATTTATTCTAGCCTCTGAAACAGAAGAGGGTCAAAGACTGTCAAGTTCTATGTTGAAGCAGATAGCAAGTGTTGATGATATTTCAGCAGAAAGAAAATACTATGCACCCTTTTCATTTACGCCAACGCATTCTACTATTCTCTATACAAATCATCTACCAAAGGTGGGTTCTAATGATCGAGGAACCTGGAGAAGAATTGTAGTGGCTCCATTTTCTGTTGCCATCAAAAATCCTAAGACAGACTATATAGATAAGCTTCTAGAAAAAGCAGGTGGGGCAATTCTACAGTGGATGATTGAAGGAGCAAAAGAATATATAGATGCAGGCTTTAAATATCCAAAGTGTAATGTTGTAGATGATGCTAAAAGATCATATAAAGAAGAAAATGACTGGATAAGCCATTTTATTTCAGATAAATGCATAAAAGGAACAAATTATAAAGAAATGAGTGCAAGGTTATATCAAGTTTATCGTGAGTGGGCTGGTTCAAATGGAGAATACATTAGGAACAATAGAGATTTTTCGCGAGCCCTTATAGCAGAAGGTTATGAAAAGAAAAGGACAAATAGAGGAATTGAATGGGGCGGTATAACCATCAATGATTTAGTGGAGTCAGAAGACGACTTTTTATAA
- a CDS encoding DUF7768 domain-containing protein encodes MNKELYNGSGCKDPTPYQAIKNTEKRYYPLVYICSPFSGDVENNVIKAQKYSRYALDRGNIPIAPHLLFPQFMSDESERRLAMHFNYVLLGKCEEVWVFGDNISPGMAEEIRVAEKRKMKIRYIREVA; translated from the coding sequence ATGAATAAGGAACTATACAACGGGAGTGGGTGCAAGGATCCCACTCCTTATCAAGCAATTAAAAATACAGAGAAAAGGTACTATCCCTTGGTATATATCTGCAGTCCATTTTCTGGAGATGTTGAAAATAATGTCATCAAGGCACAGAAGTACTCTCGCTATGCCTTGGATAGAGGAAATATTCCCATAGCACCACATCTTTTATTTCCTCAGTTTATGAGTGATGAAAGTGAGAGAAGACTTGCTATGCATTTTAATTATGTCCTTCTTGGAAAATGTGAAGAAGTCTGGGTCTTTGGTGACAACATAAGTCCTGGAATGGCAGAAGAAATAAGAGTTGCTGAGAAGAGAAAAATGAAGATTCGATATATAAGGGAGGTAGCCTAA
- a CDS encoding Rha family transcriptional regulator, translating to MNELIPKNDYGIFADHNDVARVDSRFVAEFFEKRHSNVIRDIQTITQPKSGLSEEFIELNFELSSYKDVTGRNLPCYLLTRDGFTILAMGYTGKKAMKFKELYIKKFNEMEEFIKTLVSARKEFPLLTENIRLLHDNPKAYHFSNECNMLNRIVLGKSAKEFRLENDIPKGKSIRPYLNQSQIEMIETLQKVDIGLLVAFPTYQDRKKHLEWYKQKLEVQNVLCERKNQ from the coding sequence ATGAATGAACTAATACCAAAGAACGATTATGGAATATTTGCAGATCACAATGATGTTGCAAGAGTGGACAGTAGATTTGTAGCAGAGTTTTTTGAAAAGAGGCACTCTAATGTTATAAGAGATATACAAACAATCACTCAACCCAAATCTGGGCTCAGTGAAGAATTTATTGAACTCAATTTTGAGCTCAGCAGTTATAAGGATGTAACTGGAAGAAATCTACCATGTTATTTATTAACTAGAGATGGATTTACTATTTTAGCTATGGGTTACACGGGCAAAAAAGCCATGAAATTTAAAGAGCTCTATATTAAGAAATTTAACGAGATGGAAGAATTCATAAAGACTCTAGTATCAGCTAGAAAAGAATTCCCTCTTTTAACCGAGAATATAAGATTGCTTCATGACAATCCAAAAGCTTATCACTTTAGTAATGAGTGTAACATGCTGAATCGTATCGTTTTAGGTAAGAGTGCAAAAGAATTTAGATTAGAAAATGATATACCAAAAGGAAAAAGTATAAGACCATACCTGAATCAATCACAAATAGAGATGATTGAAACCTTGCAAAAAGTAGATATTGGTTTATTAGTAGCGTTTCCTACTTATCAAGATAGAAAGAAACACCTTGAATGGTACAAGCAAAAATTGGAGGTACAAAATGTTTTATGTGAAAGAAAAAATCAATGA
- a CDS encoding DNA polymerase yields the protein MKRLSIDLETYSSVDLGKSGVYKYAESEDFEILLFAYSIDDGEVEVIDLASGEKIPSEILSALRDEKVEKWAFNANFERVCLTRYLGERLKPQGWYCTMIWSAYLGLPLSLEKVGEVLKLEKQKMAEGKSLVRYFSMPCKPTKFNGMRTRNLSKHDKEKWFIFKEYNKRDVETEMAIKQKLSDFPMPQSEWENYWTDQNINDRGILIDKTLVDSAIKFDEILRKENMGRAGKLTGLENPNSPLQLKEWLNKKGLEIDSLAKKDVESALKNAEGDIKEVLELRQELSKSSVRKYDAMKNVKGKDNRVRGLIQFYGANRTGRYSGRLIQVQNLRRNNLKDLELARSLVRDKEYESLEMLYDSPPDVLSQLIRTAFIPKKECRFIVSDFSAIEARVLAWIAGEVWVLDAFKNGEDIYCSTASQMFGVPVVKHGINWELRQKGKVATLACGYQGSVGALKAMGAIEMGLNEDELQGIVDSWREANPNIVRLWWDIDSVVKRVVKTRTREKYRNLVISYEKGILFIELPSKRRLAYPKAKIGMNRFGGESIVYEGIVVGNKWDKIESYGGKFVENIVQAIARDILAEAIKRLEDRGFNIVMHIHDEVVIESDSSSIEEINEIMSLLPSWAPGLILDADGFESEFYRKD from the coding sequence ATGAAGAGATTGTCCATAGATCTTGAGACCTATTCTTCAGTTGACTTAGGCAAAAGTGGTGTATACAAATATGCCGAGAGTGAGGATTTTGAAATCCTCCTCTTTGCCTATTCTATTGATGATGGAGAGGTTGAGGTTATTGATTTAGCAAGTGGAGAGAAAATTCCTAGTGAAATATTATCAGCACTTCGTGATGAGAAAGTTGAAAAGTGGGCCTTTAATGCCAACTTTGAAAGGGTGTGTTTGACTAGATATCTTGGAGAAAGATTAAAGCCTCAAGGCTGGTATTGCACCATGATTTGGTCAGCATATTTAGGGCTTCCCTTATCTCTTGAAAAGGTCGGAGAGGTCTTGAAACTAGAGAAACAGAAAATGGCGGAAGGTAAGTCTCTCGTCAGGTATTTTTCTATGCCTTGTAAGCCTACTAAGTTCAATGGAATGAGGACAAGAAATCTATCAAAGCACGATAAAGAAAAGTGGTTTATCTTTAAAGAATACAACAAGAGAGATGTGGAAACTGAAATGGCTATAAAACAGAAGCTATCAGACTTTCCTATGCCTCAATCAGAATGGGAGAACTACTGGACAGACCAAAATATAAACGATAGAGGAATTTTAATTGATAAGACTCTAGTCGATTCAGCGATTAAGTTTGATGAAATTCTCAGAAAAGAAAATATGGGAAGAGCGGGTAAACTTACTGGTCTTGAAAATCCAAACTCTCCCTTACAGCTAAAAGAATGGCTTAATAAAAAAGGCTTAGAGATAGATTCCTTAGCTAAGAAAGATGTAGAGTCTGCTCTAAAAAATGCTGAAGGAGATATTAAAGAAGTATTGGAACTTAGACAGGAATTATCTAAGTCTTCAGTTAGAAAATATGATGCTATGAAAAATGTAAAAGGAAAAGATAATCGAGTAAGGGGTCTGATCCAATTTTATGGAGCAAATAGAACTGGAAGGTATTCGGGACGTCTTATCCAGGTGCAAAATTTAAGGCGTAATAACCTAAAGGACTTAGAACTTGCAAGAAGTCTTGTAAGAGACAAAGAATATGAAAGTTTAGAAATGCTCTATGACTCACCACCTGATGTCTTATCTCAACTGATTAGAACAGCCTTTATACCAAAAAAGGAATGTCGATTTATAGTTTCAGACTTCTCAGCTATTGAAGCTCGTGTCCTTGCATGGATTGCAGGAGAGGTCTGGGTGCTTGATGCCTTTAAAAATGGAGAGGATATCTACTGCTCTACAGCAAGTCAGATGTTTGGCGTGCCTGTTGTAAAGCATGGCATTAATTGGGAGTTAAGGCAAAAAGGTAAGGTAGCCACGCTTGCCTGCGGTTACCAAGGATCTGTAGGAGCGCTTAAAGCTATGGGCGCTATAGAAATGGGGTTAAATGAAGATGAACTTCAAGGTATTGTTGATTCGTGGCGAGAAGCTAATCCCAACATTGTAAGGCTTTGGTGGGATATTGACTCTGTTGTAAAAAGAGTCGTTAAGACCAGGACTAGAGAGAAATATAGAAATTTAGTTATCAGCTACGAAAAAGGAATTCTCTTTATAGAACTTCCTTCAAAAAGAAGACTTGCTTATCCAAAGGCAAAAATCGGGATGAATCGATTTGGTGGAGAGTCAATAGTCTATGAAGGAATCGTAGTAGGAAATAAATGGGACAAGATTGAATCCTATGGAGGAAAGTTTGTAGAAAACATCGTCCAAGCTATAGCTCGAGATATCTTAGCTGAAGCTATAAAAAGATTAGAAGATAGAGGATTTAATATCGTCATGCATATCCATGACGAGGTTGTAATAGAAAGTGATTCATCTAGTATCGAAGAAATAAATGAAATCATGTCCTTACTTCCTAGCTGGGCACCTGGACTTATTCTTGATGCAGATGGATTTGAAAGTGAATTTTATAGAAAAGATTAA
- a CDS encoding DUF2815 family protein, whose amino-acid sequence MQNRTKVITGEVRLSYANVWEPKSINGGKERYSVSVIIPKSDQKTIEKIEKAIDAAIDEGLSKFNGKKPNKKAIKLPLRDGDTEKDDEAYADAYFLNANSMTAPQIVDRNVEAILDRSEVYSGVYARVSLNFYAYNVNGNKGVAVGLGNIQKLRDGQPLGNRSNAADDFDAMDDDDEDFLA is encoded by the coding sequence ATGCAAAATAGAACAAAAGTAATTACAGGTGAAGTTAGATTAAGCTATGCAAATGTTTGGGAACCAAAGTCAATCAATGGTGGTAAAGAAAGATACTCAGTATCTGTCATCATTCCAAAGAGCGACCAAAAGACCATTGAGAAGATTGAAAAAGCAATAGATGCTGCTATTGATGAAGGACTTTCTAAATTCAATGGAAAAAAACCTAATAAGAAAGCTATCAAACTTCCATTAAGAGATGGTGATACAGAAAAAGATGACGAGGCTTATGCAGATGCATACTTCTTAAATGCGAACTCTATGACAGCGCCCCAAATCGTAGACAGAAATGTAGAAGCAATCCTTGATAGGAGTGAAGTCTACTCCGGAGTTTATGCAAGGGTATCCCTTAACTTCTATGCCTACAATGTAAATGGCAATAAGGGCGTAGCGGTTGGCCTTGGAAATATTCAAAAACTAAGAGATGGTCAACCTCTAGGTAATAGGTCTAATGCAGCAGATGACTTCGATGCCATGGACGATGATGATGAAGATTTCTTAGCATAG